Proteins found in one Nostoc sp. NIES-3756 genomic segment:
- the ycf46 gene encoding stress-responsive protein Ycf46, with the protein MKEELNILIQAQYPLIYLVTSEEERAEQAISTIAQMLRPQRRLYVWTVTHGIVEYGQPRANPHNTGSPEAAIDWVIRQKEPGIFIFKDLHPFIDAAPITRSLRDAIASFKGTQKNIILMSPMQQVPIELEKEVVVLDFQLPDMSELNKVLTHHLDQNRGRRLTTDAREKLLKAALGLTKDEAEKVYRKAQVTTGRLTEEEVDIVLSEKKQLIRRNGILEYIEEDETIDAVGGLEELKKWLKQRSNAFTERAREYGLPQPKGMLILGVPGCGKSLIAKTTSRLWGLPLLRLDMGRVYDGSMVGRSEANLRNALKTAESISPAILFIDELDKSFAGSAGSGDSDGGTSSRIFGSFLTWMQEKKSPVFVMATANRVERLPGEFLRKGRFDEIFFVDLPTPEERSDIFKIHLNKRREDITRFDLEQLAKMSDGFSGAEIEQALVAAMYEAFAQDREFTQLDIIAALKATLPLSRTMQEQVTALRDWARQRARPAASSVAEYQRMEF; encoded by the coding sequence ATGAAAGAAGAGCTCAACATTCTCATCCAAGCTCAATACCCACTAATCTACCTTGTGACCTCCGAGGAAGAGCGGGCAGAGCAGGCAATTTCCACAATCGCCCAAATGTTAAGGCCCCAACGCCGACTTTATGTTTGGACAGTAACTCATGGCATCGTGGAGTATGGTCAACCCCGGGCTAACCCACATAACACTGGTTCGCCAGAAGCGGCGATCGATTGGGTTATACGGCAGAAAGAACCTGGTATTTTTATTTTTAAAGATTTACATCCCTTTATTGATGCTGCCCCGATTACAAGGTCGTTACGAGATGCGATCGCCAGCTTCAAAGGTACGCAAAAGAACATCATTTTGATGTCACCGATGCAACAAGTACCCATAGAACTGGAAAAAGAAGTAGTCGTATTAGATTTCCAATTACCTGACATGTCTGAGTTAAACAAAGTTTTAACTCACCATTTAGACCAAAATCGTGGTAGACGCTTAACCACAGACGCGCGGGAAAAACTTCTTAAAGCAGCTTTAGGCTTAACTAAAGATGAAGCTGAGAAAGTATACCGCAAAGCGCAAGTAACCACTGGGCGCTTGACAGAAGAAGAAGTAGATATAGTTTTATCTGAGAAAAAGCAACTCATCCGGCGTAATGGTATTCTAGAATACATTGAAGAAGATGAAACCATAGACGCTGTAGGTGGCTTGGAAGAATTAAAGAAATGGCTCAAACAACGCTCAAATGCGTTTACAGAAAGAGCTAGAGAGTATGGTCTACCCCAACCAAAAGGGATGCTTATTTTAGGTGTTCCCGGTTGTGGTAAGTCATTAATCGCCAAAACAACATCCCGGCTGTGGGGTTTACCCCTGTTGCGTTTGGATATGGGGCGAGTGTACGACGGCTCAATGGTGGGACGAAGTGAAGCAAATCTACGTAACGCCCTCAAAACAGCAGAATCTATCTCACCTGCAATTCTGTTCATTGACGAATTGGACAAGTCCTTTGCTGGTAGCGCTGGGTCTGGTGACTCAGATGGCGGTACATCTAGCAGAATATTTGGGTCTTTCCTCACATGGATGCAGGAGAAAAAATCTCCAGTGTTTGTCATGGCGACAGCCAACCGCGTAGAACGGCTACCTGGAGAATTTTTGAGGAAGGGTCGTTTTGATGAAATTTTCTTTGTGGATCTGCCCACACCTGAAGAAAGGAGTGATATATTCAAGATCCACCTGAATAAACGTCGTGAAGACATCACTAGGTTTGATTTGGAGCAACTAGCCAAGATGTCAGACGGATTTTCTGGAGCAGAAATTGAACAAGCGCTTGTTGCGGCAATGTATGAAGCTTTTGCCCAAGACCGCGAGTTCACCCAACTAGATATTATTGCTGCGCTTAAAGCCACATTGCCCCTGTCTCGCACGATGCAAGAACAGGTAACAGCCCTACGTGACTGGGCTAGACAGAGGGCAAGACCCGCAGCATCCTCCGTCGCTGAATACCAGCGCATGGAGTTCTAA
- a CDS encoding dihydrolipoamide acetyltransferase family protein: MSIHEIFMPALSSTMTEGKIVSWVKSPGDKVEKGETVVVVESDKADMDVETFYEGYLAHIIVQAGDSAPVGAAIAYVAETEAEIEAAKSLGSSGGAAATTTTAPEPVAATATVGAPATASQNGSNHREGRLVASPRARKLAKELKVDLTSLKGSGPYGRIVADDIEAAVGKVKQPAVSPAAPTPAVTPVAPPPAPRTPAPAPAPVAAAPGQVVPFNTLQNAVIRNMVASLDVPVFRVGYTITTDGLDKLYKQIKSKGVTMTALLAKAVAVTLQKHPLLNARYSDQGLVYHPDINIAVAVAMDDGGLITPVLKNADKVDIYSLSRTWKSLVDRARSKQLQPDEYTGGNFTLSNLGMFGVDTFDAILPPGQGSILAIGASRPQLVATADGSFGIKQQMQVNITSDHRIIYGADAAAFLQDLAKLIETDAHSLTL; this comes from the coding sequence ATGAGCATTCACGAAATCTTCATGCCGGCGCTGAGTTCCACCATGACCGAAGGCAAAATCGTCTCCTGGGTGAAATCGCCAGGTGATAAAGTGGAAAAAGGCGAAACAGTGGTGGTTGTCGAGTCAGACAAGGCAGATATGGATGTAGAAACCTTTTATGAAGGATATCTTGCCCACATCATTGTACAAGCTGGTGATAGCGCCCCTGTAGGAGCTGCGATCGCCTACGTCGCCGAAACAGAAGCCGAAATCGAAGCCGCCAAATCTTTAGGTAGTTCTGGTGGCGCTGCGGCTACCACCACCACCGCCCCTGAACCAGTTGCCGCTACCGCCACCGTAGGCGCACCAGCCACCGCTTCACAAAATGGTTCTAACCACCGTGAGGGAAGGCTTGTAGCTTCACCCCGCGCCCGTAAGTTGGCGAAAGAATTGAAAGTCGATTTGACAAGTCTTAAAGGTAGCGGCCCCTACGGTCGCATTGTTGCTGATGATATTGAAGCGGCTGTAGGCAAAGTTAAGCAACCAGCAGTATCACCTGCTGCACCTACACCAGCCGTTACCCCAGTCGCACCTCCACCAGCACCTCGGACTCCTGCACCCGCGCCAGCACCAGTAGCAGCTGCGCCTGGGCAAGTTGTACCATTCAACACCCTGCAAAACGCCGTCATCCGTAACATGGTGGCCAGCCTGGATGTACCTGTATTCCGTGTAGGTTACACAATCACCACCGATGGTTTAGACAAACTTTACAAACAAATTAAATCCAAAGGTGTAACCATGACAGCGCTACTAGCGAAAGCTGTAGCGGTGACATTACAAAAACACCCATTATTAAACGCCCGTTATTCAGACCAAGGACTCGTTTACCATCCCGATATCAACATTGCCGTAGCTGTGGCAATGGATGATGGTGGTTTAATTACACCAGTGTTAAAAAATGCCGACAAGGTAGATATTTACTCACTATCACGCACTTGGAAATCTCTTGTAGATAGAGCGAGAAGCAAACAACTCCAACCAGATGAATACACTGGCGGTAACTTCACCCTGTCCAACTTGGGAATGTTTGGTGTAGATACATTTGATGCCATTTTACCCCCAGGACAAGGTTCAATTTTAGCGATCGGTGCATCTCGTCCGCAATTGGTAGCCACTGCCGATGGCTCGTTTGGTATTAAGCAGCAAATGCAGGTCAATATTACATCCGATCACCGGATTATTTATGGTGCTGACGCGGCAGCGTTTTTACAAGACCTAGCTAAGTTGATTGAGACTGACGCTCATTCTTTGACGCTTTAA
- a CDS encoding FHA domain-containing protein translates to MLNIQDNDIIVQLNSKDIERRLSLYQVFIYLYERHRDLLNDILQLDNLSPLSCSAKKAYHLQGVVDGAAIYVTTNLCDNQTQTLQQPQHIWTIGRDRSNGVFVDDQLLSPHHAAIQYVEGEGFFLIDFNSENGSFVNSEQVYQPVRLKDGDRIRLGSLSFDFFLNQTCRILPTVTGDKLKNLLNYQDIKYSSDDTVKIPLTHCYKINLESEKLDLSAKQKSDILDLFLKSRT, encoded by the coding sequence ATGTTAAACATTCAAGACAATGATATAATAGTTCAGCTAAATAGCAAAGATATAGAACGGCGTTTAAGTTTATATCAAGTTTTTATTTATTTGTATGAACGTCATAGAGATTTACTCAATGATATTCTGCAATTAGATAATTTATCTCCGCTATCATGTAGTGCTAAAAAGGCATATCATTTGCAAGGTGTAGTAGATGGAGCAGCAATCTATGTCACCACTAACTTATGTGATAACCAAACACAAACTTTACAACAACCTCAGCATATTTGGACAATAGGACGTGATCGCAGCAATGGTGTCTTTGTTGATGATCAATTATTATCTCCTCATCATGCAGCAATTCAATATGTAGAAGGTGAAGGCTTTTTCTTAATTGATTTCAATAGCGAAAATGGTTCATTTGTGAATAGTGAACAAGTATATCAACCAGTGCGACTTAAAGACGGCGATCGCATTCGTTTAGGAAGTCTAAGTTTTGATTTTTTCTTGAATCAAACCTGTCGTATTCTACCAACAGTAACCGGAGATAAACTAAAAAATTTGCTTAACTATCAAGATATAAAGTATAGCTCCGATGATACAGTCAAAATTCCTTTAACTCACTGTTATAAAATAAATTTAGAATCTGAAAAGCTTGATTTAAGCGCAAAGCAAAAGTCAGATATTTTAGACCTCTTTTTAAAAAGCAGAACTTAA
- a CDS encoding YlqD family protein — MTDVSNPQLLLKRVVNVKVIVTPLWKEEVQQQLQAQINQIDQQLQQLDLEGQRAISAIQKQSLQPPGPQTLQQIDNIQLQVNQKKSELLEQKNQMLQNLQQVQLLELDQEVNQFQLEGFFRIERGDNLISKMQVEIVIRDGVVEDIRGDI, encoded by the coding sequence ATGACAGATGTCTCCAACCCTCAATTGCTTTTGAAGCGCGTCGTTAACGTCAAAGTTATCGTCACCCCCCTGTGGAAAGAGGAAGTGCAACAGCAATTGCAAGCACAAATTAACCAAATTGACCAACAATTACAACAATTAGACTTAGAAGGGCAAAGAGCGATTTCTGCCATTCAAAAGCAAAGTCTTCAGCCACCAGGCCCCCAAACTCTGCAACAAATTGACAACATCCAACTGCAAGTAAATCAAAAGAAAAGCGAATTACTCGAACAAAAAAATCAAATGCTGCAAAACCTCCAGCAAGTACAATTGCTAGAGTTGGATCAAGAAGTCAATCAATTTCAATTGGAAGGCTTTTTCCGCATCGAACGAGGCGATAACTTGATTAGCAAGATGCAGGTAGAAATCGTCATCCGCGATGGTGTTGTGGAAGATATTCGTGGCGACATTTAA
- a CDS encoding AMP-dependent synthetase/ligase: MTNSQQDYLLLADITKEQSKEIQRLVDYTNIESLPEIWPIAAKRFGDTVALHNPHAKPAVEITYKQLAEKIQLFASGLQALGVKGGDRISLIADNSPNWFIADQGIMTAGAVDAVRSSQAEKEELLYIVGHSGSTVIVVEDLKTFNKLQDRLPDLPIEFVVLLTNEAPPTESSLKILNFSQLMEFGQNHTFVPTPQKRENLATLIYTSGTTGKPKGVMLSYSNLLHQVTTFRVVIQPHVGDIILSILPTWHSYERTVEYYLLSQGCTQVYTNLRSVKADLKQHKPNYMVAVPRLWESIYEGVQKQFREQPANKQRLIKFLLGMSEKYIKAKRIAEGTSLDHLHASSIERFAAKLISLTLLPFHKLGEKLVYGKVREATGGRFKQVISGGGALPRHIDTFFEIIGVQILQGYGLTETSPVTNVRRPWRNFIGTSGQPIPGTEVKIVDPETRQPLPVGQRGLVLLKGPQIMQGYYQNPEATAKAIDPQGWFDSGDLGWVTPDKELVLTGRAKDTIVLTNGENIEPQPIEDACLRSPYIDQIMLVGQDQRSLGALIVPNIEALEKWAESQNLVLSLEDNNLTSASGEKINLESTIIQGLFRQELNREVQNRPGYRPDDRIGPFKLILEPFSIENGLLTQTLKLRRHVVTERYRDIINVMFA; the protein is encoded by the coding sequence ATGACGAACAGCCAACAGGACTATTTGTTACTAGCTGATATTACAAAAGAACAAAGTAAGGAAATACAACGCTTAGTAGATTATACAAATATCGAATCTTTACCAGAAATTTGGCCGATCGCAGCCAAGCGATTCGGTGATACTGTCGCCTTACATAATCCCCATGCTAAACCAGCAGTAGAGATTACTTATAAGCAACTAGCCGAGAAGATACAACTATTTGCATCAGGATTGCAAGCATTAGGAGTCAAAGGTGGCGATCGCATTTCTCTCATAGCTGATAATAGTCCTAATTGGTTCATTGCCGACCAAGGGATTATGACGGCTGGTGCAGTCGATGCGGTGCGTAGTTCCCAAGCCGAGAAGGAAGAATTACTATATATTGTTGGTCATAGCGGCAGTACAGTTATAGTAGTCGAAGATTTGAAGACATTTAATAAACTGCAAGATAGACTCCCAGACTTACCAATTGAATTTGTAGTCTTACTCACCAACGAAGCACCACCGACAGAATCAAGCCTTAAAATATTAAACTTTTCCCAATTGATGGAATTTGGACAAAACCATACTTTTGTACCAACTCCTCAGAAACGCGAGAATTTGGCAACATTAATTTATACTTCAGGAACTACAGGAAAACCCAAAGGTGTAATGCTCAGTTACAGCAATCTGTTACACCAAGTGACAACCTTCCGTGTAGTAATTCAACCACATGTCGGTGATATTATACTAAGCATTTTACCAACATGGCACAGCTACGAACGGACGGTAGAGTATTATCTACTATCTCAAGGCTGTACTCAAGTTTATACTAACTTGCGTTCAGTCAAAGCCGACCTAAAACAACATAAACCCAACTACATGGTTGCTGTACCGCGTCTGTGGGAATCAATTTATGAAGGTGTGCAGAAACAGTTCCGCGAACAACCAGCGAACAAGCAACGCCTAATTAAGTTCTTATTAGGCATGAGTGAAAAATATATTAAAGCTAAACGCATCGCTGAAGGTACAAGCTTAGACCATCTCCACGCTTCATCTATTGAGCGATTTGCAGCCAAATTAATATCATTAACTCTGTTACCCTTCCATAAACTAGGAGAAAAATTAGTCTACGGCAAGGTACGGGAAGCTACAGGCGGAAGATTTAAACAAGTAATTAGTGGTGGCGGCGCACTCCCCAGACACATAGATACATTTTTTGAAATTATTGGCGTACAGATTTTACAAGGTTATGGTTTAACAGAAACATCACCAGTGACGAATGTACGTCGTCCTTGGCGTAATTTCATCGGCACATCCGGACAACCAATTCCCGGTACAGAAGTTAAAATCGTAGACCCTGAGACTCGCCAGCCTTTACCCGTTGGACAACGAGGCTTGGTGTTATTGAAAGGGCCACAAATCATGCAAGGCTATTACCAAAACCCAGAAGCAACAGCCAAAGCCATCGACCCACAAGGTTGGTTTGATAGCGGTGACTTGGGTTGGGTAACACCGGATAAGGAACTAGTGCTGACTGGTAGGGCAAAAGATACAATCGTTTTGACCAATGGCGAAAATATCGAACCACAACCAATCGAGGATGCGTGTTTGCGATCGCCCTACATCGACCAGATTATGCTAGTAGGACAAGACCAGCGTAGCCTCGGCGCTTTAATTGTCCCCAACATCGAAGCCTTAGAAAAGTGGGCAGAAAGCCAAAATCTCGTCTTGAGTCTTGAGGATAATAATTTAACCTCCGCGTCCGGTGAAAAAATAAACCTGGAGAGTACAATAATCCAGGGTTTATTCCGGCAAGAATTGAATCGGGAAGTGCAGAACCGTCCAGGTTATCGTCCAGATGACCGTATTGGGCCTTTTAAACTGATTCTGGAGCCATTTTCCATTGAAAACGGCTTATTGACACAAACGCTAAAACTCCGGCGACACGTTGTCACAGAACGCTACCGCGATATTATCAACGTCATGTTTGCCTGA
- a CDS encoding DUF1257 domain-containing protein: protein MSHFSTLRTKITDAEILKASLRDLGISVKTEADVRGYNGQRVRSDIVAVLDGEYDLGWSRNSDGSFDLIADLWGVAKKHNQTELINSINQKYAVNKTLAEVKQRGLQNANVKLVLQ, encoded by the coding sequence ATGTCTCACTTTAGCACTCTTCGCACCAAAATCACCGATGCTGAAATCCTCAAAGCTTCTTTGCGCGACCTGGGCATCTCAGTAAAGACTGAAGCTGATGTTCGTGGTTACAATGGTCAGCGCGTTCGTTCCGACATCGTTGCAGTTTTGGACGGCGAATATGATTTAGGTTGGTCTCGCAATAGCGATGGTTCCTTCGACCTCATCGCTGACCTGTGGGGTGTTGCTAAAAAGCACAACCAAACCGAGTTAATCAACTCCATCAACCAAAAATACGCTGTTAACAAAACCTTGGCTGAAGTAAAACAACGCGGTCTACAAAACGCCAACGTGAAATTAGTATTGCAATAA
- a CDS encoding tetratricopeptide repeat protein, whose protein sequence is MKQTSQMETRFVQPLSCLALSVITSIGILPPVIAQESSPAKLACEATLSNAEQKPRQKQAQKIAQFADPQQERSQLIQQANALFSQGDFQGAEENLCKFLKRYSDDAFGHFQLGNVFFRSKKFEAAISAYREAIRLKPQYAVAYNAVGMVFASQNRWSEAITEYQKALEINLDYGDALTNLALAFWQTNKKDEALVSLEKAINIFKKQNRNEKANQVEQLMQRIKNSDDNLS, encoded by the coding sequence ATGAAACAAACAAGCCAGATGGAAACAAGATTTGTTCAACCTCTTAGTTGTTTAGCACTAAGTGTCATCACATCCATTGGTATATTGCCTCCCGTAATAGCACAAGAATCATCGCCAGCTAAATTAGCCTGTGAGGCAACTTTAAGCAACGCAGAACAAAAACCCCGACAAAAACAGGCACAGAAAATAGCACAGTTTGCTGATCCTCAACAAGAGCGATCGCAACTTATTCAACAAGCTAATGCCCTATTCAGTCAAGGTGATTTTCAAGGCGCAGAAGAAAACCTCTGTAAATTCCTGAAAAGATACTCTGATGATGCCTTTGGACACTTTCAATTAGGCAATGTCTTCTTCCGCAGCAAAAAATTTGAAGCAGCCATCAGTGCTTATAGAGAAGCCATCCGCCTCAAACCTCAATACGCCGTAGCGTATAATGCAGTTGGCATGGTTTTCGCTAGTCAAAATCGCTGGAGTGAAGCGATCACAGAATATCAAAAAGCCTTGGAAATTAATCTTGATTACGGCGATGCACTAACTAATTTAGCTTTAGCTTTTTGGCAGACAAATAAGAAAGATGAAGCACTAGTTTCATTAGAAAAAGCTATCAATATTTTCAAAAAACAGAATAGGAACGAAAAAGCTAACCAAGTCGAACAATTAATGCAGAGAATTAAAAACTCTGACGATAATCTTTCATAA
- the recQ gene encoding DNA helicase RecQ: MLQYPSLEQALKYHFGYDNFRPGQRQVIEDALQNRDLMVVMPTGGGKSLCFQLPALMKQGLTIVVSPLIALMQDQVEALRNNNISATFLNSSLNAYQVRSREEAILNGRVRLLYVAPERLLSERFLPFLDLVNEKVGISIFAIDEAHCVSEWGHDFRPEYRQLKSLRKRYPNIPVLALTATATDRVRADIIQQLGLKQPSIHLASFNRQNLYYEVRPKTKQAYAEVLELLRETEGSAIIYCLTRKKVEELTFKLQKDKISALPYHAGLPDNERSNNQTRFIRDDVRVIIATIAFGMGINKPDVRLVVHFDIPRNLESYYQESGRAGRDGEPSRCTLFFSFGDIKTIEWSIDQKTDPQEQLIAKQQLRQVIDYAEGTDCRRTIQLGYFGERFAGNCDNCDNCRYPKPMQDWTIEAMKFLSCVARCKERFGMLHIIDVLRGAKKDKIIQYEHDKLSTYGIGKDKSVDEWRILGRSLLHQGLLEQTSDGYSVLKLNAHSWEVMRRQRQVFLSVPVVQKVSAIQESPKFEEAEALLHKLRSLRKQLADEQSVPPYVIFHDSTLKLMVQAQPQNLLEFSKLSGVGSHKLAQYGEKFIAEIRAYRQEKSSQEKPVYLTPSASIVSDTELQTLHLHQQGLSIVEIARKRKLSPATISTHLEKLIEKNQPVDLNLLVPLEHQQKIWQVLEVLGDIALTPIKEQLGEGYTFEQIRLVREKWRRQNRK; the protein is encoded by the coding sequence ATGCTTCAGTATCCAAGTCTTGAACAGGCGCTAAAATATCACTTCGGTTACGATAACTTTCGCCCTGGACAACGCCAAGTAATCGAAGATGCCTTACAAAATCGGGATTTGATGGTAGTGATGCCGACGGGTGGGGGAAAGTCTTTGTGCTTTCAGCTACCTGCATTGATGAAGCAGGGGCTAACTATTGTGGTATCACCTTTGATTGCTTTGATGCAAGACCAAGTAGAAGCACTGCGTAATAATAATATCTCGGCTACGTTTCTTAATAGTAGTTTGAATGCTTATCAAGTGCGATCGCGGGAAGAAGCCATTCTTAATGGTAGGGTAAGATTACTCTACGTCGCCCCGGAACGTCTCTTGAGTGAAAGGTTTCTGCCATTTCTCGATTTAGTCAACGAAAAAGTTGGGATATCTATATTTGCAATCGACGAAGCACATTGTGTTTCTGAGTGGGGACATGATTTTCGTCCAGAATATCGTCAGTTAAAATCCCTGCGTAAACGTTACCCCAATATTCCCGTCCTCGCCCTTACCGCCACAGCTACCGATAGGGTTCGTGCTGATATCATCCAACAACTGGGGTTAAAACAACCAAGTATTCACCTTGCTAGTTTTAATCGCCAAAATCTCTATTACGAAGTCCGCCCTAAAACTAAACAAGCTTACGCAGAAGTATTAGAATTACTGCGAGAAACTGAAGGTTCAGCAATTATTTATTGTTTAACTCGTAAAAAGGTTGAAGAACTGACATTTAAACTGCAAAAAGATAAGATTTCTGCCTTACCTTATCATGCTGGATTACCTGATAATGAACGGAGTAACAATCAAACGCGATTTATTCGGGATGATGTGCGGGTAATTATAGCTACAATTGCATTTGGTATGGGAATTAATAAGCCAGATGTGCGCTTAGTTGTTCACTTTGATATTCCCCGAAATTTGGAAAGTTACTATCAAGAATCAGGTAGGGCTGGTAGAGATGGTGAACCATCACGCTGTACACTATTTTTCAGTTTTGGTGATATTAAAACTATTGAATGGAGTATAGACCAAAAAACTGACCCCCAAGAGCAGTTAATTGCAAAACAACAACTGCGACAGGTGATAGATTATGCTGAAGGGACAGACTGTCGCCGTACAATTCAACTGGGTTATTTTGGCGAAAGGTTTGCAGGTAATTGTGATAACTGTGATAATTGCCGTTATCCCAAACCGATGCAAGATTGGACTATTGAAGCGATGAAGTTCCTTTCTTGTGTGGCGCGGTGTAAAGAAAGATTTGGGATGCTACACATAATTGATGTGTTGCGTGGGGCGAAAAAAGACAAAATTATTCAATACGAACACGATAAACTTTCTACTTACGGTATCGGTAAAGATAAAAGCGTGGATGAGTGGCGAATCTTGGGGAGATCGCTTCTACATCAAGGTTTACTCGAACAAACTAGCGATGGTTATTCAGTTTTAAAATTAAACGCCCACAGTTGGGAAGTGATGCGGCGACAACGCCAAGTATTTCTTTCTGTTCCTGTAGTCCAAAAAGTGAGTGCAATACAGGAAAGTCCCAAATTTGAAGAAGCAGAAGCATTGTTGCACAAATTGCGATCGCTACGTAAGCAACTTGCTGATGAACAGTCTGTACCACCATACGTTATCTTTCACGATTCCACATTAAAGTTAATGGTACAGGCGCAACCCCAAAACTTACTGGAATTTTCTAAACTTTCTGGTGTTGGTAGCCATAAATTAGCCCAGTATGGTGAAAAATTCATTGCTGAAATTCGTGCCTACCGCCAAGAAAAATCCTCACAAGAGAAACCTGTTTACCTCACACCTTCAGCAAGCATAGTTTCGGACACTGAATTACAGACATTGCACTTACATCAACAAGGCTTAAGTATTGTCGAAATTGCTCGTAAACGCAAACTCTCTCCTGCCACAATTTCAACTCATTTAGAAAAACTAATCGAGAAAAATCAACCAGTAGACTTAAACCTACTAGTTCCTTTGGAACATCAACAAAAAATATGGCAAGTCCTAGAAGTGCTTGGTGATATTGCGTTGACACCCATCAAAGAACAGTTGGGTGAAGGCTATACCTTTGAGCAAATTCGCCTAGTGAGAGAAAAATGGCGACGACAAAACAGGAAGTAA
- a CDS encoding DUF1565 domain-containing protein, translated as MTHQGFNFSSLRNLFSVLSLPTGITVLLIASSGFMLVPNAVKAGVAPTLTAQVPTTAPVIYVNPTTGTDAADAGATAATPYKTIAFALNQAQAGTIIQLAPGNYSKETGEQFPLILKPGVTLRGDESARGEGILITGGGFYTSRTFARQDVTILANNDTVIAGITATNPNQRGTAVWVESSNPTIRNNTFTNSARDGVFVTGTGNPIIEGNIFVQNKGNGVSVARAARGEIRNNLFQDTGFGIAIGGTSTPLVTENQIVQNQDGLYISETAKPVLRKNVIQNNKRDGVVATISAEPDLGTNENPGGNLIRNNTRFDVNNATKTVRILAVGNDIDQKKISGQVDFVAASVTPPSGGGTAFTDVSTNYWARGYIEALASQNIIAGFPDGSFKPNEPVTRAQFATIITKALTPPAKRNAIDFRDVSRNFWAYAAIQAAYRSQFVSGYPDGTFKPQQEIPRVQALVSLANGLGLSANNQNVISIYSDASQIPGYAVGPVAAATTRQLVINYPTVSQLNPNRPATRAEIAAFVYQALVNAGRAQPLPSSYLVQAPQ; from the coding sequence ATGACACATCAGGGGTTTAATTTTTCTTCATTAAGAAATTTATTTTCAGTTTTATCCTTACCAACTGGAATTACAGTTTTATTAATTGCTTCTAGCGGGTTCATGCTAGTACCTAATGCAGTCAAAGCAGGTGTTGCACCCACGTTAACAGCGCAAGTACCCACCACAGCACCAGTAATTTATGTCAACCCAACAACGGGTACAGATGCAGCAGATGCTGGTGCGACAGCCGCAACACCCTATAAAACTATTGCTTTTGCTCTGAACCAAGCGCAAGCCGGAACAATTATTCAATTAGCACCCGGAAATTACAGCAAAGAAACAGGTGAACAATTCCCCTTGATTCTCAAACCAGGGGTAACATTGCGAGGTGATGAATCAGCCAGAGGGGAAGGTATTTTAATTACAGGCGGAGGTTTCTATACTAGTCGTACCTTTGCTCGTCAAGATGTTACCATTTTGGCTAATAACGATACAGTGATCGCTGGTATCACTGCCACAAATCCTAATCAACGTGGCACGGCAGTATGGGTAGAATCAAGCAATCCCACAATTAGAAACAATACTTTTACCAATAGCGCAAGGGATGGGGTTTTTGTCACAGGTACAGGAAATCCCATCATTGAAGGTAATATCTTCGTCCAAAACAAAGGTAACGGCGTTTCCGTAGCCAGAGCCGCTAGAGGTGAGATTCGCAACAACTTATTCCAAGATACTGGATTTGGGATTGCGATCGGCGGAACCTCTACGCCTTTAGTTACAGAAAACCAAATTGTGCAGAACCAAGATGGTTTATATATTTCTGAAACAGCCAAGCCTGTTTTACGCAAGAATGTTATTCAAAACAATAAGCGAGACGGCGTAGTAGCCACTATTAGTGCAGAACCAGATTTAGGTACTAATGAAAATCCTGGTGGTAACTTAATCCGCAATAACACTCGTTTTGATGTCAACAATGCCACTAAAACAGTCCGCATTCTGGCTGTTGGTAATGATATCGACCAGAAAAAGATTTCTGGTCAGGTAGATTTCGTAGCTGCTAGTGTCACTCCACCCTCTGGAGGAGGTACAGCTTTTACAGATGTATCTACAAATTACTGGGCAAGAGGTTATATTGAAGCCTTGGCTTCACAAAATATTATTGCTGGTTTTCCCGATGGTAGTTTTAAACCTAATGAGCCTGTAACTCGCGCTCAATTCGCCACTATCATTACTAAAGCCTTAACACCACCAGCTAAACGCAACGCCATCGATTTCCGAGATGTCAGCAGAAACTTCTGGGCTTATGCAGCAATTCAAGCTGCTTATCGGAGTCAATTTGTTTCTGGTTATCCTGATGGCACATTCAAACCACAACAAGAAATCCCTAGAGTTCAAGCCTTGGTATCCTTAGCTAATGGACTCGGTTTAAGTGCCAACAATCAAAATGTGATTTCCATCTATTCTGACGCTAGCCAAATTCCTGGTTATGCAGTTGGGCCAGTCGCAGCAGCTACCACAAGGCAATTAGTGATTAACTATCCTACAGTTAGTCAACTTAATCCCAATCGTCCAGCTACCAGAGCAGAAATTGCTGCTTTTGTTTATCAAGCACTAGTAAATGCAGGACGCGCCCAACCACTTCCATCATCTTACTTGGTTCAAGCTCCCCAGTAA